A single genomic interval of Prionailurus viverrinus isolate Anna chromosome A2, UM_Priviv_1.0, whole genome shotgun sequence harbors:
- the GPR22 gene encoding G-protein coupled receptor 22: MCFSPVLEINMQSESNITVRDDTDDVNTNMYQPLSYPLSFQVSLTGFLMLEIVLGLGSNLTVLVLYCMKSNLINSVSNIITMNLHVLDVIICVGCIPLTIVILLLSLESNTALICCFHEACVSFASVSTAINVFAITLDRYDISVKPANRILTMGRAAMLMISIWIFSFFSFLIPFIEVNFFSLQSGNTWENKTLLCVSTNEYYTELGMYYHLLVQIPIFFFTVIVMLITYTKILQALNIRIGTRFSTGQKKKTRKKKTISLTTQHETTDMSQSSGGRNIVFGVRTSVSVIIALRRAVKRHRERRERQKRVFRMSLLIISTFLLCWTPISVLNTTILCLGPSDLLVKLRLCFLVMAYGTTIFHPLLYAFTRQKFQKVLKSKMKKRVVSIVEADPMPNNAVIHNSWIDPKRNKKLTFEDSEIREKCLVPQVVTD, from the coding sequence ATGTGTTTTTCTCCCGTTCTGGAAATCAACATGCAGTCTGAATCTAACATTACAGTGCGAGATGACACTGATGACGTCAACACCAATATGTACCAACCACTTTCCTATCCATTAAGCTTTCAAGTGTCTCTCACCGGATTTCTTATGTTAGAAATTGTGTTGGGACTTGGCAGCAACCTCACCGTGTTGGTCCTTTACTGCATGAAATCCAACTTAATCAACTCGGTCAGTAACATTATTACAATGAATCTTCATGTACTTGATGTCATCATTTGTGTGGGATGTATCCCTCTAACTATAGTCATCCTTCTGCTTTCACTGGAGAGTAACACTGCTCTCATCTGCTGTTTCCATGAGGCCTGCGTATCTTTTGCAAGTGTCTCAACAGCAATCAACGTTTTTGCTATCACTCTGGACAGGTATGACATCTCTGTAAAACCTGCAAACCGGATTCTGACAATGGGCAGAGCTGCAATGCTGATGATATCCATTtggattttttcatttttctctttcctgattcCCTTTATTGAGGTAAATTTTTTCAGTCTTCAAAGTGGAAATACGTGGGAAAACAAGACACTTTTGTGTGTCAGTACAAATGAATACTACACTGAACTGGGAATGTATTATCACCTGCTAGTACAGATCCCAATATTCTTTTTCACTGTCATAGTGATGTTAATCACATACACCAAAATCCTTCAGGCTCTTAACATTCGAATAGGCACAAGATTTTCAACGgggcagaagaagaaaacaagaaagaaaaagacaatttctCTAACCACGCAACACGAGACTACAGACATGTCACAAAGCAGTGGTGGGAGAAACATAGTCTTTGGTGTAAGAACTTCGGTCTCTGTAATAATTGCCCTCCGGCGAGCTGTGAAACGACACCGCGAACGACGAGAAAGGCAAAAAAGAGTCTTCAGGATGTCTTTATTGattatttctacatttcttcTCTGCTGGACACCAATTTCTGTCTTAAATACCACCATTTTATGTTTAGGCCCAAGTGACCTTTTAGTAAAATTAAGGTTATGTTTTCTAGTCATGGCTTATGGAACAACTATATTTCACCCATTATTATATGCATTCACTAGGCAAAAATTTCAAAAGGTcttgaaaagtaaaatgaaaaagagagttGTTTCCATAGTGGAAGCTGATCCTATGCCTAACAATGCTGTAATACACAATTCTTGGATAGATcctaagagaaacaaaaaacttaCCTTTGAAGatagtgaaataagagaaaaatgtttagtaCCTCAGGTTGTCACAGACTAG